In Campylobacter sp. RM16187, the DNA window ATAAATAGATCATCATAATCTGTTAAAAACTCAAACCACTTGTCTCTAATCAGGTCGATAGACGATATGTCAAGTTTTTTATTAAGAGTATCTATGCTTAATTCTGCTAGTTTTTTAGCCTCTTTGTTATGAAGCATAGTCACTGCTTGAAATACTCTCTTACTCATAAAAACAAGCGAGTGTATAAGCTTTGCCGATTCATTAATATTTGACGAGTTTAATTTAGCCGCCATGAATGCAAATAACTCATCTATATTTTTAACTCTTTTTTGTTTAAGTTGCTCTACAAGATCGGCATTGAGTCTAGAAAGATACTTTTCAAGCTTTTGACAATCAGGGCTTATGTATCCATTTTTTTTCGCTATCTCACAAAAAACTTCTGTGTAGTTATCGGGAGTAAGTATTAAATTCCTCTCCTTAATAGTGCTAATGGTATCTCTTATAATCTTAGTGATTGTTGCTGACATTTTTAAACCCTTTAACCGCAAGAGCTGCTAAATATTCATCAAAAGCCTCTTTTGAAGCCTCTTTTATCGCATTATATCTATCTGTTTCACTGATTACGCTATCTGCATAGCGAACATCTTTTATTTTTTGAGAAATAGTAAAATCATATTCACCAGTAGTTACACTCTTATATATCTTTCCGTTTTCAAATTTAGTATCAAACTCCATTTTTAAAATAGCTTTATATAACGATACATATCCATCTTCATCATATAAAAGTGCTTGTAAACTTACAGATTTTACAGACGCTATTATCTTTGTTTTTGCATTTTTATCACTACTAAGTTTTCTGTTAAGCCTTGATACTATGCCCTCTTTTATACTATCGGCTATCCAAACACTGCTTTTTGGATCGGCTCTATCTATAGTCACATGCACGTAGATATCATCCCCAATCATATCTTTTGTGATCTTTGAAACAGGCTTATACCCGCACCCGACTAAAAAAACAGCGATGAAAACCGCAGCTATAAATCTCATATCTAACCTTTTACAACCAAATTTACAAGCTTTCCTTGCACGTAAATTTCTTTTACAAGCTCCTTGCCTTCAATCCATTTAGCGACATTTTCTTTGGCTGCTTTCAAAATTTCAGCCTCATTAGCATCGCTTGGCACTTCAACCTCGCCCCTTCTTTTTCCATTTACGGTAATGGCTAAATTTAGGCTATCTTTTTCAAAGACCTCTTCTTTGATATCAATATGCGTGAAATTTGCTCTGCCAAATAAATTCTCGCTTAGCTCATTTGCTATATGCGGCACGATCGGCTCAAGCAAATTTAGTATGATAAAAAAGGCTTCAGTGGTTACATCTTCGTTATTTTGCGCATTTACCGCGTTTAAAGCCTCCATGCACGCAGCTATTAAGGTGTTAAAAGTAAAGCTTTGCGTATAGACCTCTTGAGATTTTTTAAGCGCCTCATAAACCTTCGCGCGAGCATATTTTTCATCTTTAGCAAGCTTTGAGTGATCTATATCAGGAATTTTAGAGCATTTTTTAACGCCTATAGCTTTATCATAAAGTCTATTTAAAAACCTAAACGCACCCTCAACTGCGCTATCGTTCCACTCAAGCTCTTTTTGAGGAGGTGCGGCAAAGAGTATAAACAGCCTTGCGGTATCGGCGCCATAGTTTTTGATGATATCATCGGGATCTACGACGTTACCTTTGCTCTTACTCATCTTCTTGCCGTCTTTTAGCACCATTCCTTGTGTTAAAAGCTTTTCAAAAGGCTCATCATCGCGCAAATAGCCAAGGTCTCTAAGCGCCTTTTGGAAAAATCTCGCATACAAAAGATGCAGTATCGCATGCTCGATTCCGCCGATATACTGATCGACATTCATCCAGTAATTCACGCTCTTTTCATCAAAAGCTCGCTCATTCCAAGTCTTGTGATCGCTTGCATATCTTGCAAAATACCAGCTGCTTTGAAAAAACGTATCCATAGTATCAGTCTCTCTAACTGCGTCACCGCCGCATTTTGAACACTTGGTATGCTTCCAACTTGGATGTTTATCAAGCGGATTTCCTTCGCCCGTTATCTCAACATCATCAGGCAGAGTAACAGGCAGATTTTTTATATCTTCGCAAACCACGCCGCATTTATCGCAATGAATCATTGGAATAGGCGCACCCCAATATCTCTGGCGAGAAATTCCCCAGTCGCGAATTTTAAAATTCACAACTCTTTTTCCAATTTTTTCGCTTTCAAATTTCTCTATGATTTTAAGCTTTGCCTCTTCGTTATTTAGCCCGTCTATAAGCGGCGAATTTATACAAATTCCACTTTCCGTAAATGCTTTTGAGCCGTCAATTTTACCGTCAATAGGTCTAATCACTTTCTTGATAGGCAGGTTAAATTTGCTAGCGAATTCAAAATCTCTCTCATCATGCGCAGGAACAGCCATAACAGCACCGCT includes these proteins:
- the lptE gene encoding LPS assembly lipoprotein LptE: MRFIAAVFIAVFLVGCGYKPVSKITKDMIGDDIYVHVTIDRADPKSSVWIADSIKEGIVSRLNRKLSSDKNAKTKIIASVKSVSLQALLYDEDGYVSLYKAILKMEFDTKFENGKIYKSVTTGEYDFTISQKIKDVRYADSVISETDRYNAIKEASKEAFDEYLAALAVKGFKNVSNNH
- the leuS gene encoding leucine--tRNA ligase — translated: MAENLKYDALKIEKKWQEIWLKNEEFEPKNDYNLPKKYILSMFPYPSGRIHMGHVRNYSIGDVLARYYRKQGYNVLHPIGFDSFGMPAENAAIQHKIHPKKWTYENIDYMRAELLSLGFSFSKNREFATSDPLYTKFEQEFFIKMYEKGLVYRKNAIVNWCEHDQTVLANEQVEDGCCWRCGNSVIQRELPGYYLKITDYAEELLADLEKLKDKWPNQVITMQENWIGKSFGLEFKFSLDEASKALLGGEADGFEVFTTRPDTIYGVSYTALAPEHKIVKKLLDSGNLSDETSQKVKAMLNQSPRERQAKEKDGVFLGIYVIHPLSGEKVPVWVANFVLADYGSGAVMAVPAHDERDFEFASKFNLPIKKVIRPIDGKIDGSKAFTESGICINSPLIDGLNNEEAKLKIIEKFESEKIGKRVVNFKIRDWGISRQRYWGAPIPMIHCDKCGVVCEDIKNLPVTLPDDVEITGEGNPLDKHPSWKHTKCSKCGGDAVRETDTMDTFFQSSWYFARYASDHKTWNERAFDEKSVNYWMNVDQYIGGIEHAILHLLYARFFQKALRDLGYLRDDEPFEKLLTQGMVLKDGKKMSKSKGNVVDPDDIIKNYGADTARLFILFAAPPQKELEWNDSAVEGAFRFLNRLYDKAIGVKKCSKIPDIDHSKLAKDEKYARAKVYEALKKSQEVYTQSFTFNTLIAACMEALNAVNAQNNEDVTTEAFFIILNLLEPIVPHIANELSENLFGRANFTHIDIKEEVFEKDSLNLAITVNGKRRGEVEVPSDANEAEILKAAKENVAKWIEGKELVKEIYVQGKLVNLVVKG